The sequence below is a genomic window from Bos taurus isolate L1 Dominette 01449 registration number 42190680 breed Hereford chromosome 7, ARS-UCD2.0, whole genome shotgun sequence.
TCTCCCAAGGATTATTGGTATGAGGGATTCAGAGAAGAAAGAAGTCCATCTCTCTTTTAGGCAGCAGAATGAAAGAGGACCAGGGACCCACTGGGCAAGGATGTTTTTATATCTGCTGTGCCAATGGAGATATAGCCCCAGAGTCCAAGAGGGGGTCAACTTAGGTTTCACTGAGGCAGAAATGGGCATTGAAAGAACACCATCCTAGGGGATGAGGCAGCTGATTCTGGGGGCATTTTTCTCTCATTCCCCTGGAGGTAGAATGTATCCCCAGGCTACCCGATGCATATCATGTGGCACAAATTACCTTATCAGTCACAGGGGGTGCTGCCATGTTCCTCTGAGGCTTGGGATTAGTGGACTCTTTCAGGCCACCTCTACTCCCTAATGTCAAATCCTGAACTTTTGGCCCACTAGGTTGAGCTTTACAACTTCTCTGGTGTACTGGAAGGCGGTCGGGGGCAAAGGTCTGACTACAGTTTGGGCAGGACACGAGCTGGCCTTGACGTGGCCCTGCATGTTTGGGCTGTCCAGTGAGAAGGGGCTGAGGCTTCTGTGGGAGTGGCTGGCGGAACTCCCTGGGGAGTCGGTCATTCTCTACTTTCCACTTTTCCAGGCATTTGGGCTCATGGATAGGAAGGGACAGGGTACCAAATTCCCTCCCACAGATGTAGCAGATGACAGTCCTTGGTCGGGTTGTGATGCCACTGGAAACTTTCTTGAGACCGGCAAGATCATCAGATCTGTCCAGGCTTGGTGCCCTGGGCCCCTCAACCTTCTGCTTGCAGCTTCTCTGATGAACAAGAAGCCGGTCTGGCAAGAATGTGCGGCCACAGGTCTCACAGGGCAGCAGCTGAGCCTGGGAACTCTGGAAGGCGGCCTCATTCGCTGCCTGAAGACTGTAGGACCCACTTCCGCTGAAAGGAGGTGGTTTGGAAGGTTCTGGCCTCCTCAGGTGCTTGGGCAACTTGCTGTTTTCAACACGCCACTTCTCCAGGCACTGGGGTTCGTGAATGCCAAGGGATTGGGACCCAAATTCTCGGCCACAGATATAGCATACCCGGAACCCGGGCCTGCGGGATGGGATCACGGGGGGCCTGGGCTGACTTCCAGACATAATCCTCCTACTGGACTGCTTTGAGAGAATTACAGTTCCAGGTCTGTTTTTCCGAGGGTTCGTCTTTATTTTTTCACCCCGATTGTCACGCTCTATTTCTGGCAAGAAGCTAGAATGGGACTCACCAAATAGAACAGCTTGGTTTATAAGAAAGGTGGGCTCTTTGGAATGGTGGAAAGACTGTTGCAATGTGGAAacccttttctcctcttctctttccattAACAAAGAAGGCTTTCTCTAAGGCTTGCTCTGATTTCAGGCCAGACGCATTTTGGGCTTCTGCTTAGAGTGAAGGTTAGTCAGGTTGGCTGTCTTGGGGTTCCACATCGTAGCCAGTACCTTAGACCCAAAGACTGTGACTCAGAGCTTCATTGCAGGGTAGCAGTCTGGAATGCTGGAAAGTCCCCATGAAACCTCAGATGCCTCCAAGATCTGCAGGGGAAATATAAATCAACAAGTTattgcatacacacacattcacacacacacattcacgtgcgcacacacacatattttaagcTGATAAAGAGCAGTGATTTTTTTGACTGAGCATCCTCTTTGGCTATCATAATAACTACACATAGGATTTGTTCAGTAAATGTTggaataaatatgaaaaacatttCTGTTATGAACAGCACTGTTACCGTATCAAACGTTCGATACTGCAAAGGAAGATGGACAATTATTGCACATCTCGACACATATGGTATGAACCAAGAGGCATGGTAGTGAGATCATGCAGGAGAGAACCGAGGCTTCTGAAAACTAGATTAATGAAACTGCGGATCAAGTACAAAAGACGTTCCATTACCTTAGGGATTCTTTTTAGTGCCATGGATCCCTTTGTCAGTTCTTTGAAGCCTATGGACCTCTTCccagaataataattttaaaagaaaaatataaaattcttacTAGTACAAGTGAAatgaattttattgaaataatttatcaaatatttttagtTGTGATTTCTCTTTTACTTGAGCTATAGTCACAGGCCAGACTTTTTGAGTGTCCATGAGTCTAAGATTAAGAACCAGCAGAAGTAATTAAAGCTTGAACAGGAAGATTATCAGGAAGCCTTCAGAGTGAGTTAAGCTTCTTGTAACCTACCAGGTATCCACTCTTCTTTATTATGGGACTGGAGTATTAATAAATTATGGCTGTAATTGTCAAGCCAAGAATGCAACCTTGGGCTCTATTCTTCCTGGTGGTCTGTCTGTACACCTTCCCTAGGATGAAGATGCTCAGACTTCAGTTGATGTTCCTTTAACAGATGTTGTATTCATGTTCTTGTTTTATACAGATATATCTTCTTATAGACATCAATCTACTTGTCaaactatcttttttttaaataaacacatgGCCAGCAATTTTCCTAAACTAGAAGAAAGGGCTGATAAGATCTCATTACAGTCAGAAGCCAAAGGAGTTTTTACCTTGGGGAAAGGCATGAGTCAGTTTTATCCCGGTCTACAACCCAGCTCAAGAAAGATTATCTTCAAAAGTCTTAGGACCTTCTTCATTTCCTGAAGGATGACCTCACTCTGGATTAGGGGTTCTTTAGCATTGGCTCCCATTCACAGAGGGAGCGGCACCTGATCTGAAGCTAGACCCAACAGCCCACGGCAGGCACTTGAGTTCAAGCGCACCAAGGACAGCTGTGCTGGTTGTATCAGAACACTGTTCAGGCACTGCGGTTGACAAGGGACAAAAAGCTGTGAGATCTGCACTCAGTTCCTGCATTTTGGTGCCAAGAGAAGTGTGAATCTTTGCAATTAAGGCTATCAAATCAGCTCTGGCACAGAAAAGGAAGTTATTCTTCATTTTGACAGATCCTAAGACAGTGATATTAACACATGTGACATAAGAATGTGCTGGCCCCAAACAGAATGACCAACACAGAAAATGAGGCTTGGAGAAACAAAATTTATCACTTGATCATCACCATCCAAAAGAGAAAGTGGCTCTAGAGAACACAAAGAATCCAGTAAAATTATTTCATTAGATTTTAAACAGCACATGGGTAAAATAATCCCCCAAACCATTCTGCTTTGTTGGTTCTGATTTATTATTAATCAAGGACTTCCTGTTTTAGTTTCCCATTTTCCTTGATACCAAGAAGTTGCAGATAGCAAAAGTATTTAAGGAGACCAATAGGAAAAATTACTGCAATCAAATAAACTAAACTTGTGAAACTTCCCTAAACTTGCTTACAATCTTCCCTCTTCACCACGCTGCTCCCCGCAGATGAGAATTCTGAGAAAGCCCCATGACTTGCCCCAATAATTCGTCCATCTCTTTTATGTTAAagataactaatatttatttaatgctaACTATGCATCAGCCATTGTACTAATTTTTATGTACATAATTATAGTTAATTCTCAAATGATTATCAGAcaggtattattattttaatttttacaaatgaataaactaTGACTCAGAAAAgacaagtaacttgcccaagacaGTCAGTTTCTAAATGACAGAACTGGGAATCAATTCCAGCTCTCTTTGGCTTCAGTCCTTGACTCTTTCCATTATTCATTCTGTCTAAAATTCCACCGACAGAGCTTCTTAAGTTTTTATCCCTATTTTAATGTACAATTCATATGCCCCATGGGTTTATGAAGGTAACTAAGCTCTCACCCGCTTTTATGCTCCCCTTTAGAAGAAGGAAGGGgtgagagagaggaggggaataGGGCACAGAAGAAGAGAAATCTTTGAGATGGAAAAAGCAGGTGAGAAATCAGGGTTACTGAAGGAAGACAGCGTTTCTCCTTAAAGCAACAGGgatcattttattttgctgtgaATAATTTTCTAGAAGAAGTTATTCTCTGTATGATGTGCAAAACATACCCTTTCCTGATCTCATCAGTATCCTTAAGAAAAATCTGTACTACTAGCCACAGAGGGTGGGTGAGGGGAATTGGGGTGCAATAGTGGgtgcagagtgaaagtgaaggctgcCCAAAGAGGTCAGATTGGCATTCAGTCTGCAGCCCTGTCGCTACTTTGATTAGGGATGGATCTTTATGCATGAAGGCATTCACGCATTTTCTCTGCAGCAAAAAATGACAAAGAATCATAACATTTCCATTGaatcttcatcttttcttttttaatcatccTCATTCCTCCTTCAATGTCCTCCTGAAAACTGTCTTATTGTGATTAAAGGTATCAATGTATGGAAAATGAGGTAGCTAGGACCAAGTGAAATTTGGGGAGACTGAGGTGTTTACTAGAAAAATTTATGATATTTCTGTCAATGATTCTGCTAAGGCAATGCGACAAGGCACAGCATGGTCAGTTGCTCTATCCTATAAGttctaaaagtgaaagtgctagaaAATACTAACTACATATACTTAAATCACTTAAGAATTTGGCCTGTCACCCagacacattgtaaagcaacgtTGCTAGTTTATAAAGAGAACCACTTTGCAAAGCCAGCCAATTTCACCCCAAGCATCCATGAAGAAATATTCACTCCAGTTGGCCTGAATTATTCATTTTGACCATATTTGCACATAGGCCATTTAAAGAATGTCTTGGAAGGCATCATGTTTTATCAATATGATGCCATTTTTCCATGCCCTTTGGACTTCATGGGAAGGGCGAGACAAACTCACGAGGATGAATATAATAACCATGAAAATCCAAAAACTATCTTAGCATTAGGGGGAATTTCTCTAAAAGAGAGGGGAAAGAACACAAGTAGAAGTATGTGGtcttctaaaaaataatttagttcTTTAAATTATATGGTGATACATGACCCcttctaaaaaataatttagttcTTTGAATTATATGGTGATACATGATCCCTTCTCCGCTAGTATAGAATCCAAATCCTTTAAACGGacagatgaataaaaatgaataaataagaaaggTAGACTTGGGTTTTATGCTGCCTctgagaaaaattataaaatagagaaaGTTTGTCTTCCATGTCCTCCTTTGACCCCATTCAGTAGCCTCCCCTGCTCAGTACCCTCATATACACTCTAGTCTTCTTACTGATGAAATCTTGCTTTCAAAACAGAGCTGATACACTAAGGCTTACAATTGATGAGGTAATATCCCTCCCAGAGTCTGGCAGAGATGGCTAGTTTCCTGTTAATAGTTATTCTGCCAGAACTCCCTCAAGTTAATAGAGCCCCACTTTCTAGCTGGCACATGATTTCCTAGCCAAAAGTCTACAGGCTTCTTGGTAGCTAGTGGAAGTACTGTGTGGCACTTGGAAAAACTCTTCTTGAAAAGTAGGGGACCAATCTactcctcttcttttccttcGTTCTGATGACTGATGGCTGGAGCTCTAGCAGCCGTCTTGGGGCAGATTATATTCATGTAACACTTAACATGACAGAGTAGAGATATGGATGAATTTGGGTCCTTGACAATGCTACAGCTATCTTAGAAACTCTGGAGTGACTTCCTTGGGCTTTATTTACataagagaaataaatgttttttggtgggtttttttttttgtattttagtcactttttaaaagagtCTTTAACTCATATGAAAACCTAATACTAATTGAGTTATAGTTTAATAGTTAACATGGAGCTAGgcacaaaatgaattaaaacagtGGTATTTCAAActtcaagatcttttttttgATGAGAAAAAAAGTTGAAAGGGTTTATAGGGCAAAATTGACTTATTAAGTATATACTTTCCcctaaaaatcagaaatgaaaaagcttAGAACTGTAAATACTGAGCCACTGGTTCTTAAGAAACTGATTCACGATactttttcagaattatttttttagaaaaaaattaatgacatttACCTCAGGAGAACAGAACCTTATTTTCCCCATGAGCTTTTGAAAGACTGAGAAGGCATCATTGTTGTGCCAGCTGTTAATGCACTGTCTCTGTATTCCATACTCTCTCTTCTATATCCAGCTTTGTGATGCTGGCACTGGGACACCGCACGCCCCATTTCTGCTTAGCCAGTCAGCTCTGCATTATGATTTACTAATACCAGTACTGGAGGGAAAAGGTGAGGTTAGAGGAGAGAGAAGACTTGCATCTTTTTAAAGGGTTTCCTGTCTGC
It includes:
- the LOC139029562 gene encoding zinc finger protein 474 codes for the protein MEREEEKRVSTLQQSFHHSKEPTFLINQAVLFGESHSSFLPEIERDNRGEKIKTNPRKNRPGTVILSKQSSRRIMSGSQPRPPVIPSRRPGFRVCYICGREFGSQSLGIHEPQCLEKWRVENSKLPKHLRRPEPSKPPPFSGSGSYSLQAANEAAFQSSQAQLLPCETCGRTFLPDRLLVHQRSCKQKVEGPRAPSLDRSDDLAGLKKVSSGITTRPRTVICYICGREFGTLSLPIHEPKCLEKWKVENDRLPREFRQPLPQKPQPLLTGQPKHAGPRQGQLVSCPNCSQTFAPDRLPVHQRSCKAQPSGPKVQDLTLGSRGGLKESTNPKPQRNMAAPPVTDKVICAT
- the LOC139029563 gene encoding zinc finger protein 474, whose amino-acid sequence is MEREEEKRVSTLQQSFHHSKEPTFLINQAVLFGESHSSFLPEIERDNRGEKIKTNPRKNRPGTVILSKQSSRRIMSGSQPRPPVIPSRRPGFRVCYICGREFGSQSLGIHEPQCLEKWRVENSKLPKHLRRPEPSKPPPFSGSGSYSLQAANEAAFQSSQAQLLPCETCGRTFLPDRLLVHQRSCKQKVEGPRAPSLDRSDDLAGLKKVSSGITTRPRTVICYICGREFGTLSLPIHEPKCLEKWKVENDRLPREFRQPLPQKPQPLLTGQPKHAGPRQGQLVSCPNCSQTFAPDRLPVHQRSCKAQPSGPKVQDLTLGSRGGLKESTNPKPQRNMAAPPVTDKPTMIRRPPTIVCYICGREYGTKSIAIHEPQCLKKWHNENNLLPKELRRPEPKKPEVRTITAKGFYDLDALNEAAWTSAQSQLVPCNICGRTFLPDRLIVHQRSCKPKVAK